The sequence CATTCGCACTCCCTTCCTCAGCACTAGTCCAGTGTCCCCCCGTTTTGATACGGCTCATTTGCaatatcagggcttgacaaacccAATCAAAGTTAGGGCCTGGCAAGTAATGTAGTGCAGTTTTAAGAGCCATGGCTATCTAAGCTGCTGCGATTTCTCTAGCCAAGCTGACTTCTATGCAATTTGCTCATATTAGAATTATGATTTAGACTGGAATTTGGAATGTAGGACCTGACTGTGTTCTGTTTCTGCATCCAATCCTTTTGGTGCCTGAATggtctgttttgttttctagGACTCCGAGAGCTACAAGTGTCCTGCTGGCTGATCCATGCTTCCAGCTGCGCTCCATCCAGTACTTACTGGGAGAGACAGAACCATCAAATACGGGTACCGCTGCCACCGCTCCGGACAAAAAACACTTCTCCCTGCAGGCTTGTAAGTACCTCTTTCTATAGATTTACTGCTCCGGATCCCGTAAAACAAGAAGGTAACTGGTTTGACTATTGGGATGCAAACAGGACTTTAAAtggacgctccagccatcatatacacttcaCTGCATGTGATATCTcactgccccatttaaattaACGATTTATCAGAATCTCCCTCtgtgcatttgcctcttttgcGGCTCCCCGTCTCCTCGGCTTGCGGGAGATGCATTAGGATGAACACATTCCCTGCTTGCCAAAGTGTCCACATGCTATATTCACAACCCGCTGGATCGCGTAGGAGTTCCAGGGGCTTTTTTAAAACGCCCTTGggcatgcacagaaagtgcttTGATTGATTTTTAATATGAACACGATCTGGCCATTGATTGCTTTAAGTAACCAAAAGTGGCTCGGCAACCATACCAAGGGGGAAGTGGGCTGCagttctggagctgcagcttctcctaaaggtaagtaaTGTGGATTTGTTTACGGAAAAAAGTACTTACAGCTTGTTTTTCTAGTTAAATAGTAACACtggacatttaaaaatgaacataaacactttttagctgggtgaaaagtTGTGTACTTTGGCAATTCTATGTTCTCTAGTCTTTCAGCATCGGTTCTCTGATTTAGTATTTGCGCAGCTCAATACTTTGAATTATCTGCCTTTGTGCTACAATAGACCAgcgatgcattttttttctgaagaacCTTTTCACCTTGAAAACAGGACGGCGAGGAGAATCCGATAgcaaatgaaaaatatctaaaacctcATCCCGGGATATGTAGGAATACCCTATCCCTCTGTCATAACCACAGGATTTAGTGTCCGTCTCAAAATTCAGTagagaataatattttattaatgtgaTTATTTATAGTAAGATCTATTTCAGTTCAGAAAAACGCTGATACAACCTGATACGTTTCTCCTGTTCTATACATGTCTCTGCTCTAGTCATGGGGCAGAGATGTCCCGACAGATttaccccttcatgacaaagccgtacatgtacgggctcacaatgcagtttttaatgggtttaaggacaacccattgcccttaaggggttaatccatgTGTACAAAGCTATAACTATACACGGATTTATTGCATGTAACTATTCCACATATTTATACTGATCAAGGAGAAGTGCTTTAAAATTCTTTGATTCCATTTAAATTCCATTTAGAGTCCATTTAACACTTTACTGTCTGCAAAATGGTGCATGGATTCTTAAGTTATTGGCGTAAGATAATGAGACTTCTGCCTCATTTAACTCCTTCCTGGCTGCCTCTACGGAAGGCAGGGATCGTACTGCACAAGCTCAGTGGGACTCCTGCTTTAATTAAAGAATAGCAGCAGTCAATCACACAGAAGCCGGTGTTTTGCTAGCATATAAGCAGTAGGCTGCTGCTTCACTGACTTCTCGGCAGCTGTACTGGGCAGATATTTTACTGATTAAGCATTAGTTATGTAAAAGCAGCCAGGGGaggagaaaaatagaaaaatatttttattttattttttacaactttgtataaaaaaataaaaaaatgaatgcaccAATTTTCATGCCGATTCTGCAAGGTGGACTCcaacatgcataaaaaaataaataaaagtgcgATTTCAGGGACTAGACTGCTGTGTTAATTGGTCTCCATTGCAGTTGGTCTATACTATTTGGTGATATCACAGAAGGGGCGGAGTCCACCTTTAACCCGCTGCCTTCCTTGATTTATGCATGCACTAAAATTCTGGCGGTATgatgaaaatgtcattttaaatgcTCTACAGTAACACTGTTTAAGAGGTTTACTGGTCGCTCTTTTCTTAGCAATCCCATCACACTTTGagcaaatgcattttcttttttttctattcttttttactttttcgtGCAAGTTCGTTACATATACCGGTACTTTAGGGAATTGTAGCTACTGGGACATGGGGTGTTTTGAGGATATTAATGGgagtttccttttattttcagacACTGATTATATCAGCACGGAAGAACTGAGCAAAGTGGGCAAAATGCTGGCGTATCTAAGTGAAGAATCCAAGCAGGCAGCAGCTGCCACCCAGGTACATTATCCACGCTTTGGTGCCGTGTTGGTGGCAATACTTTTTAGGGAGATGCAGATTTTGGGCATATCGTTACAATTGGCTTCTGAGTGCCATGGTGTGGCCAAGGTCGCGGGAGGCAGCTTCAGCTCCAGCCTTTCTGCAACCAAAACATATTAGGTAATCAGGGTCGTATACAATGGAAAGGTTTTCCACAAAGGCCAGGTGCTCACTCCTTTTAAATGGATTGTCAGGCCATAATCATTGCCTTTCTCTCTGCCGCGCTTCTGTAAACTATAGGGGAGACTCCTGAAATGGCCCACCCGGGTACTTCTATGCCTTCCCATAATGTACACTatacggacaaaagtattgggacacacctgttaataattgaattaaggtgtttcaatcagacccattgccacaggtgtatacaATCAACACCTAGCcctgcagtctgcatttacaaacgtGACAAATATGGGCcctggtactgtgataggatgacACCTTTCCAGTAAGTCAGTtagtgaaatttcatccctgctagcgATTCCACGGAtgactgtaagtggtattattggaaaggtttaggaacagcagccaCAAAGCGGGAGGCcacataaagtcacagagcaggGTGAACACATCAGCTgtctttgtgtatgtatgtgtatatatatgtatgtatatatatatgtatatatgtatatatatgtatatatgtgtgtgtgtgtgtgtgtgtatatatatatgtatatatgtatgtatatatatgtgtgtatgtgtgtgtgtgtgtatatatatatatatatatatatatatgtatatatatgtgtatattatatatatgtatgtatgtgtatatatatatatatatatatatatatatatattatataatataatgtgtgtgtgtgtgtgtatagagcgctctccacctaatgtatcggtttgtcttagtctgacaattctcgtcttgtcagaccacttgaatatatgtattggattaagagctgcgtaaattgctggcgctacataaataaaagatgataataaatatataacatatacacacttattGTTGGTTGTTGAGAGGGAGTTGTCGCTAATGTATATGTAGGTATGTGCCAAGAACTAGTGTGGCTGTCAGTTAATGTTCTGATCATGTGTAGTGTCGTATGTAGTTATTGGGCGCTTGGCCTGCTGCTGTCTCTCTCCTATGTAACTTGTTCTGTGTTTTGTTCTGACTTGAGATACGTGCTGACCTTTTATCCTGATAAAGTGATCAGTTTACTGCAGATCTGCACAAAAATAGTTTTCTGCACAGAATGTGATCCTCGCAGTGGGAAGTGACCTGCATTATTAATGCTCCTATCGCTTGTCCTTACCCCAAGCACAGAGTTGCTAACTGGGACAGAGTGGGGGTAGTAATTGGGAGGCATAAAAACATCTTAGTGACTTAGAAGTGCAGATTCTGTACTTTGGGGGAAGGTATAATTGTTTACAGATAGTACATTTTCACCTCTTTTATGGTTGGTAGTTGTGTCCCTGAGAGCAATGATGACACGTGTGACTGTGGCCCAGTCTACATGTTAAAGTAATATGTGCAGATCAAACAGATATGTAAGAGGAACAGTGCAGGATAGGAATTATCTACTAAGCATACAGCAATGCATCTGTATCAGTGTTGCCTTGGTCAGCCGCATCAGACTCAATGCGTGTAAAATGTTCTCTTTCAGCCAACGAGTGAGGAGGATCTGTGCCCGATCTGCTATGCTCACCCGATCTCTGCCGTATTCAAGCCCTGCTCCCACAAGTCCTGCAAGTAAGTAAAATGGCCATTTTCTCATCTTGATTGACATTTTACCCTGTATATAATTAAGGGTCGGCATTCCCCCCCATGAGTGCTGTTATTGGACAATCCCTTACATTCATCAAATTATTTTCTGTTCCAGGGCTTGCATTAATCAGCATCTCATGAACAACAAAGACTGCTTCTTCTGCAAGGCCACTATCACAGGAGTGGAGGATTACGAAAAGCCAGCTGCCAACTAGCATCTGAGAGCATCTGAAGCAGGATGGGATGAGATACAGGCTTCAGAGTATTCAACACGTTTACagctttaattttaaatgttatttaatgtgCTGGTTCTACGCTCCCTGCTATTCCTCTTCGCTCCTGGGCTGAGTCGACTTACCCTTATTCTGGAGTTGGTGGGATGCTGAAGGGGAGCCGTGGCGGTGGTTGTATATCTGTGTAGCTTTTAACCCTCCCATGGCtgcactgtgtttttttttggggagtGCTCGCAAATTTTCACCTGCCAGTATCTTCAAACCTCTCAGTAAGACTACTGAACAAACGACACGGTCTGCTAGCCACGTCCACGGCTTGTCAAAGACTTGGCCTGCGGGATCCTGTTTGTTACCAGGTATCACGGCACTGGCCTCATGGTACAGTCAGCTCAAACACTGGAAGGGGATTCTTAATAGACGATCTATATGGCACTGTTTACAACCAAGCtatgtttttatcatttatatttgtGGTGAGAAGACACAAAATGgagtattaaattatttatccaTCTAGGAcatccttgttttttttgtagcttcCTGCAGAACATATTCTAATTTGGGTCAAGCCTAATTTGGTTACACAGTGTCTGAAAATACACTTTGCTTTACATAGACAATCAAATCATACTGTATTGGTACAGCCTAAAATGTACACAAACATAACAGGTTGagaaaataagacatacaaagttAAAGATTCTCATTACTTTATAAGAAATTGCCCtctcaaaaacataaaacactgtTACCTATAATTTCTTATTGAAAGAATGGCAGCACATTTCCTTCCTGCCTCTTtgattattttatgcattcACTAGTTTATAATCTTACTGCATTTGGTTAACATTCTGTATAATTACTAACCCCCACCCCAAGGACAGAGCCAGCTCCAAAGCAAAAGACCCTATAATTGGCGTATTACTCTCTAGGCTAGGTGACAGCTACCTGAGAGTCATGGGAGCTGCACTGTAACAGCAATGCCAGGACTACAGTCTCTTTGCCCTGTGGTGAAATAATCAGCAGCCCCTTCTTAATCACACAGGCTTAAAACCTGAAGACAATCAACGGCACTTGTCATTCAGTTCTTCTGctagaaaaaaagtgttttaaaagATCTTGCATTGTGCTGGAGCAGTCTCGTGTGGTCATTTAAAGGAGGCCATGTAGAACAGATCTTCAATGTCCCCTATAGATAAAAAGGCACAGGGCTTATTAACCACTGATGGCCACTGCGGAATGGTCCGTTTGGGCAGAGTCCATCTACAGGCAGGCATGTTTGGCACTGTGGCTGGGCTACAGAAAGCCGTGTTAAGCCTGCTTGCAAGGAAAGTCTGATCCTGGAGTATTGCCCACCTGTCATGCTGTACGGTGACTGCAAGACCCAGTTTTTTTAGTTCTCTGTGGGCAGCAGTTTTAACGTCTCTACATGATAATCCTTGGTTCTGGTACAGATTCAGCAATGCACTTGTGGGGCAAAACATTGGCTCCATTTAGGTAAAGCTCATCATTAACAATGACATCTTCTCCTAGCACTGTCACATTCTCCACACGTACCTGCAAGAAAGACATAAGCAAAAACCACATTGGTATCTACATTTGTTACTGATGGCTACAGCATAATATGCATGACACTCTTGTGTTCTTAGTTTTGCCATTTGTCATATGACTGCACGATATTAATGTTGAGTAATATGCCGCTGCTCCAGGAATAACTCACCCACTGCCCAACAGAAGAGCTCCAGCCAACAATGGAAGACTCAAGCCAGGAGTGGGAGTGAAGTCTCGATCCTTTCATAATCGTGCACCTCTTAATACGGACACCGTCCTCAACAGTTACTCCAGGTCCAATGGTCACGTTAGGTCCTATGCAGCAATTCTGGCCAATTTTTGCTGTGGGGTCCTACAGATAAAATGGATTACTGACTGTTGTGCATAGGAGGGCTTTGAGGGTAGAAAACATAAGTCATTCAGCAGCCTAAGATATAGTAGAGTGAAGGTTGAGCTAGCCCTGCACACATATGGAGGGAGGTTGGCCCTGTCAACGGATGCCCTCATTTACTGCAGCTGGTCAGCCATTTGCTTTTTCCATGTATGGGATCTTAGGAAAAAACTACCACGAGCTGGGCCAAATCTGCAGGCAAATTTCTAAGTGTAAACGTAGGGGTCAGCAGTAACTCACCACAAGAACGTTTCCGATAAAGCCTGGTCCAGAATGAAGCAGTTCTGGATGCTTCTGCCTCACGGACTGCAGATACATGCACATGCCAGTTAGGAAGTCCTTAGGTTGTCCGATGTCCATCCAAAATCCTAACAAAGAGGGGACAGAATCCAAAACTCCATAAAATTGTACATGATTTGTAGGATATGGTTATTAAAATCCTACAAAAGCCATATCTCAACTAAAACCCCTTTCTTACCTTGCAACTCCATGGCAAACAATTGTCCATCTTGAGCCATGGCTGGAAAAATCTCCTTTTCAATAGAAGTTGGACGAAGCTGGAGAAAAGTTATATGGGTAAGATAACGAATTTACCATCACTGTCTGAAGCAGTGGCAGCAAAATCTTATTTGTTTGCATTCATAATTGGACCAATCAATCAGTAACTACTGTTATTGGGTAGGTCACCTTTTATGATCCTCACATGAAAAAGAAACCTTCCACTGCCATCCCATGCACAGCAGAGTAATGTATCTACAAACTTAAACTGAGTTTAACTGGTTTAaacacaaagcacaaactagCTTTTTTGGCAATGTGCAGCAAGGTTTTTTCAACATGCACTTTATGGTAGTGCTATTGGTGCACAGGATCTACGTATTGAACAAGGAGATCTGCCCAATACAGGTCATGATTTGTCCACAAGTGCTGTAGTGAAAACTAGTGAAAATGCATGAACACTGGTTAGGATATGTAGTTCTCATTAGCTACTAAAATCAATTCTGAGAGAAATAGTGAAACATTACATCAGTAAAACCTTGTCAACATTGAGGCTTCAGGAAACCTGCCTACCTTTATGCGATCCAGTACTGAAGGACAGAAGATGTAAAGCCCTGAGTTGATCTTGTTGGATACAAATATTTGAGGTTTCTCCACAAACCTCTGAATCTGTCCAGTTTCTTGTTCGTAAACGACCACTCCATACTTTGATGGCTCCTCCACCTTTGTTACCTTTAAGAAGGATATAGACGCATTGGTAAGATTGCGGCTCCTTCAGTCTAGGAATCAAACATCCCAGCcgagaaaatataaatataaatataaatatatatacacacacacacacacaatataatttaacataatTGCCTTTACTAAAAACAATCAGATTTCCAGCCCAGATGTGGAAAGGAGGAAGAAACTTCCCCAATTTCCTTGGTTACTCTATATGTTTAGATCTATCAGACGCCGGAGATATCTCTCAGTAGAGAGTAGTGCAAACTTACCACGATAGTGCCCTCCTTTCCGTGGTGCTTATGGAACCGCACCATATCCTCAAATGGAAAATCACAGATCACGTCGCTATTGAGTACAAAGAAAGGCTCCGTGTTTTCTGTCAGCAGTTCCCGAGCCAAGGCTAGTGGACCAGCTACATTGGCAAAACACAGAGGGGATGGATTACAACAAAACGGACGGCAATCCGCAAGCAAAAACagataaatatgaaatatattaataaagagCCATTAAAGCCTCAAGAAATATACCGTACTTTAGTTTGGCGTCACCAATGCACCAATCACACGACTTGTAATGGGAGAGTAACATTTGCATCCCTGATCTCTATCAGCCCTTAAGAagttaaataatgtataatgggCCGACGCTATGCATGCATGTACTTTGCAGAGCAAAAACGAATGCAGCCCCAATGTATATGTCTTAGTGGGGGACTCTTCCTTTACAAATAAATTGTCCATATTATCTTACATCATTTCTTTATAATGCTCTGGGAAAATAATAGCAAATATACAAAGAGTCATGTTTAATGTACATGAGATCTTATGTAAGACCACAATCACCACAAATATTTATAGCGTctaccaaacatttttttaatgacttttcaTGCATTGTACAGAAATACACACAAATTTAACTGATCACCAGAGTTCCagtttacactttttttaatgtaatacattCTGTAAAAGTtacctttattgtttattattttgtgaacACTTACTCTACAaacattataaagaaaaaaattacttttgaaATTTAGATAATGATCACATTTTCAAACACAGCCCGGGTGACTAACGACGGATTCTGATATAAAATAGAAACGGGGTCTCTGCCCACCTGTTCCTAGAGGCTCCTTTTCATGCGACATTGAGATGCGGATCCCCAGCTGTAACCAAAGGAAGAAATAGTTACAGTCCTCTGCATTCACCTTGCATGTTGGCTGTATTATGCTTCATATCTCACCAGGGGTATAACCTTCTCAAAAAGAATTCCTGAATCATGTAACATTTTGCTTTATTCATTACATTCACCAAGAACCGTTCATTCTCAGGGGACACAAATGCAAGAAGCGATAGGTTGTGGTCATAGAGACTAAAAAGGCTTCTTCACAAAAGTTTGTGTTGTTTTCATGTAATAAAACCTTCAGCAGAATGAATGAAATTAGAGATCGGCGGAGGCTTATATGCTTAATATAGTAGAAAATGCAATTAACGCTTTCTTGGTATATAAACGGATGCTGGAAGCTTCTCCCTGTTGCTATCGCGGTTATGAGTAACCTTTCTGCATCATAGGATCCATAACTCACAAGAGCCACAGCAGCAGTGAGTCTTCTTACAGTAAAGCTCCAATGGTTGGAATATTGATGCAAATTTACCCTAAACTGCTGGGTGCTTTGAACTGACCTCTACAGATTGAGGGTCTATAAAACACCAGATGTTCCTCCATTAATAAACTTTCCCTACTAAGAGATGCCAACAGCAGGGATAAAAACGGACCTCAAAACTGCTAAAATCAACGTAAAGCCCATATGCTAAAGTTAAATCCTGCTTAACTATTTGAGCATTTTTGCCATGCAGGCAAAAACAGAACTTTTAGATCACATGCGTGTGAAGAGGgctctctttacctaatgtattagTTTGCCTTAGTTTTGTCAGATCCTTTGAATGTAAGGACTGTGAGAAGTGTTTTGCAAATTGTTAgtgctataataataatgttaattcaCAACAGTTAGGATAGCGATACAGAAGATaggttgtttttttgctgtatcAGCAGTACGGGCCGATGCAGTGAATCGCAATGACCTGGCATAATAGAGAAGCCTCGCCATATTGATCTAACAGACACACGATACAAACTCTGTCTCAGTAACATCTGtggttaatgaatgaatgattctGGTCCTGATATTGATTACTTACCCTCTTTTCTTGCTCTTTCATCTCCTTCTCTAACATATCAGACATGTAGCTGACTGCCAGGATAACATGTTTAACCCCAGCCTGAACAAGGGAGAAAACATTATTTGAAGGGAGATAAACACAACAAAATTACACAGCAAaaggtttttccttttttttaacctacgcagatatctctagattgtaagctcatttcaGCCAAACCCTTCTCACCTGTTCCTCTGaaggttatgttatatactacttgtcatgtcctgtttacccattgtacaacactgtggaatatgatggcgttatatCACACAATAAGCAATATTTTTTACCAATTGATTTTGCTTTTTTCCCTTTCTGTGcttaattttgttttactaAAAAGTATGTATTTAGGTTTAGtcaataagaaagaaaaatgtgaaTCTGTAAATTCAAGAAAACGACAaagaatatttttctaaatattttatcaccATGAAGGCTAAATTTCATTCAAAAATTTTCTTTCATTACTTAATTTAATTCATACAAGCATTTGGGAGCATCCTGACATAGTATCAGTATTAAAGTCAAGGCTTGACAAACCCCAGGGTTTTGCAGGACTGTCATCATGGATCCGGTGTAGCTGGTGCCGTGAGGTTCCCAGCGGGGTCACATTATGCACGTTACGCGACCTTTGTGGGTGCTCCATGTCACTCGCTTAACCGCGCATCCACAGAAAAGCATAGTGTGCCGCATTTGAGATGGCAGAAGATAGACAGTGGAGTGTGAGTGCGggagtaatgtgtgtgtgtgtatagtataGTGTCAGAGTCACTGTGTATAttgtaaagtgtgtgtgtatatatatatatatagagtcaGTAAAATCTACTGTATTGTATGTGTCCATAGTGTTAAAgtgcttatatttatatatttatagtgtaagctagtgtatatgtgtacacagggccggccctataatggggcagactggggcaattgccccaggcggcactttagaaggggcggcactttgccgccccaagcgcttttttttttgaagcggaggagagagagagaggggcaccgagtggttttcgcttacccgctcggcgcccctctctctctctcctctgcggcgagtctccctgttcggtcccggtgccggcttgtaatgcagagcgccggaagtgactttccggcgctcagcattacaagccggcaccgtggcagagcagggagactcgccgcaggactgtttaaaggtaagtaccggggggggggggcgggggtagataatcgcgtcggcgaagtttaaaatgcgccccccccccggcggcgttttaaacttcgccccaggcggcgttaagtcttcggccggccctgtgtgtacatgagtataagagagtggtgctagtgtgtatggtgttgtttatgttacagtatggcattagtaTGAGCGTGTATGTCAgcgtgtatgtcagcatatagtgttaaagtgtgtgcattggtgtatggtgttaccatgtgtgtacatgagcgtagaatgttagtgtgtgtgttcagggccggccctataatggggcagactggggcaattgccccaggcggcactttagaaggggcggcactttgccgccccaagcgcttttttttttttttttaagcggtggagagagaggggcaccgagtggttttcgcttacccgctcggcgcccctctctctctctcctctgcggcgagtctccctgttcggtcccggtgccggcttgtaatgcagagcgccggaagtgacgtcaatttccggcgctcagcattacaagccggcaccttggcagagcagggagactcgccgcaggactgtttaaaggtaagtaccggggggggcggcgttttaaacttcgccccccccggcgtcggcggggggggcgtcgttttaaacttcgcccccccctggcgtcggcgggggggcggcgttttaaacttcgcccctggcggcgttaagtcttcggccggccctgtgtgtgttactgcagTGTATTAGTGTTTGTAAGCATAAGATGTTAGTGAATGTCTGTTACTGTTTTATGCTaaagtgtttaaatgtatgttaCTGAATGGCaaggctcgacaaatcccaggcgccaggttgggtaatatatggggggggggtggctgctggctcctagatccagaCCAAATTTGTCATTCATGCAATGATTATCTGTGGCAAGTGTTACCAAACTAAACCCCACAGTGGTTTGCTTAGCCTATTCAAACACAATACTAAGTAATGAAAGCAGCATCTTACCTTCACCAGAGCTTCTACTTGG is a genomic window of Spea bombifrons isolate aSpeBom1 chromosome 6, aSpeBom1.2.pri, whole genome shotgun sequence containing:
- the GMPPB gene encoding mannose-1-phosphate guanyltransferase beta; the encoded protein is MKALILVGGYGTRLRPLTLSVPKPLVDFCNKPILLHQVEALVKAGVKHVILAVSYMSDMLEKEMKEQEKRLGIRISMSHEKEPLGTAGPLALARELLTENTEPFFVLNSDVICDFPFEDMVRFHKHHGKEGTIVVTKVEEPSKYGVVVYEQETGQIQRFVEKPQIFVSNKINSGLYIFCPSVLDRIKLRPTSIEKEIFPAMAQDGQLFAMELQGFWMDIGQPKDFLTGMCMYLQSVRQKHPELLHSGPGFIGNVLVDPTAKIGQNCCIGPNVTIGPGVTVEDGVRIKRCTIMKGSRLHSHSWLESSIVGWSSSVGQWVRVENVTVLGEDVIVNDELYLNGANVLPHKCIAESVPEPRIIM